The nucleotide window TGAGTATAACCTAAAACGAACTTATGTATCCCTAGTCCTCCAAATAAAATAGCTAAAATTCCAGCTAAAACTTTTTTGTTTTCCTGTTGAATTGGCTGTGGCCTATTCCAATCTTCTTGTCTTGAATTTTCCATAATTTAATATTCAGTTTGTCCTATATTATTTATCTCATCAAAGTTGCTTTTTGGATCAGTTCCATATTCGTTCTCTCCTGCATTTCCTTCTTGGCAAAGCAACACTAGCAACCAAATTGAACCTATCAAAGGAATCAAAGCAATAAAGAAAAACCATCCACTTTTACCTACATCATGTAAACGTCTAACACCAACTGCTAAACCTGGTAAAAAAACTGCAAATGAGTAAGCAAGGTAAACATAACCATAAGGCAGTGGCTCAAAATTTAATCCTGTTACTTTGTCAATAATCGTTGCAACAATTAGAAAAATAATTTGTGCCAATAAAAAATACCAATACTCACTTCGTCTGGCTCTTCCTGAAAAATTTGCATAGTTTTCAAAAACCACTTTTTTGTAATATTCAAACATAATCTTTTTTTAATAGGTTAATAATGCCTCCTAAATTATAAAAAATATCACAAAATTCTAATTTTAAACCATTAAAATCTTACAACTTTACTTTTTCCCGTACAAAGCTTTAATCTTATCAACTATAACCTGCGCCAATCGTTCATGACTTTCGTAAGTCCAACCGGCAATGTGCGGTGTTAAAATCACTTTTCGTCCATCCAATAAATATTGAAAAGCTTCGGGTGTATTTTTATTTTGAAAAAGGTTTTCGAAAGACAGTTTCTCGTATTCCAAAACATCCAGTCCTGCGCCGAGCACTTTTCCGGACTGCATCGCGGTAACCAAATCGGCAGTAATGATGTTCTTGCCTCTGGAAGTATTGATAATCCAAATGTTTTTTGCGAAAGCGTTAATAAAATCCGAATTGACCATCTTATCCGTTATAGGAGTCCAAGGAATATGCAAACTCAAAACATCTGTTTTTTGTTGTAATTCCTGTAACGAAACCTGTCTTGCATTGGCATCGCCAACATTTTCTTTGATGTCATAACACAAAACTTCCACATCAAAACCACGGAGTTTTTTGGCAAACGCTTTTCCCATGTTTCCATACCCGATAATCCCAACGGTTTTCCCATCAAGTTCATGGCCACGATTCTTTTCCCTATTCCATTCTCCAGAACGGATTTCGCTATCGGCAATGTTTAATTTGTTGAACAATGACAATATCATCCCCAAAGTGTGTTCGGCAACCGCATTGCAATTTCCCTCGGGAGCAGCAATCAGCGCAATATTCTTTGAAGCTGCATAATCACAATCGATGCTTTCCAGTCCGGCTCCAACCCGGGCAATAAACTGTAAATTGGTCGCTTTGTCCAAAAACTGTTTGTCTATTTTAAAACGGCTTCGAATAACGATTCCTTGATAGTCTTGAATTTTGGCTTCAATTTCTTGTTTTGTAGAAGTAAAATCGGCGTGATTGATAAAACCAGCCTGTTCCAATTGATTCCAAAGTAAAGGATGGTTGCTATCAATATGAAGAATTTTGATGTCCATAAAAAGGGATTACAGAATTAGAGCCTCAAAATTAATTAAAAAATCACGGTTTATGCCTTGAAGCCCGAATAATTAACCTACAATTCTTAAATTAGCAATTCATTATTAAAGTAAATCTTCGAAATGAAATTAACCCAAACATTTACTGAATTTTTTCAAAGCGAAAAGGCGGGCGGTCTTCTTCTCCTTTTTGCAACCGTTATGTCCTTATTGTTGGCTAATTCGTCTTTTCAGACAGAATATATTGCCTTTTGGGAAACAGAAATCGGACACCATTCCATTACGCATTGGATTAATGACGGGTTAATGACTATTTTCTTTTTACTGATCGGATTAGAATTGGAAAGGGAAATGTATGATGGCGAATTGGCCAATATCAAAAATGCTATTCTTCCAATTTTTGGAGCATTTGGCGGTATGATTGTTCCCGCAGGAATCTTTCTGGCATTGAATTACGGAACGTTAACACAAAACGGAGCCGGGATTCCTATGGCGACAGACATCGCATTTGCCATTGGGATTCTGTCTTTATTAGGTAATCGAATTCCAGCCTCATTAAAAGTATTCCTGACCGCACTTGCCGTTATTGACGATTTGGGTGCCATTCTTGTTATTGCCCTATTTTATACGCAAACCATTGCTTTTGTAAACTTGATTATTGCTTTTGTAATCATGGGATTATTGTTTATCCTAAACCGTCGCAAAGTACATCATCTGGCTCCCTATTTAATTGGCGGTGCTTTTATGTGGTATTTTATGCTAAACTCAGGTGTACACGCGACCATCACCGGAGTGTTATTAGCCTTTGTGATTCCATTTGGCAATGGCGGAAAAAAAACGGCTTCGTACAGACTGCAACATTTTTTACACAAACCCGTAGCCTTTATCATTCTCCCTTTATTTGCTGTAGCCAATACCTGCATCGCCATAAATTCAAACTGGTACGAAGGTTTGAGCCATGAAAATTCAATCGGGATTATTTTAGGGCTAGTGATAGGAAAACCTTTGGGAATTTGGTTCTTTTCATTCATTGCCGTTGCATTGGGCATTTGCACGCTGCCAAGAGACCTTCGGTGGAGAAATATTTTAGGAGCTGGAATGTTAGGAGGAATAGGATTTACGATGTCTATTTTCATCACCCTTTTGGCTTTCAAAAATGATGGTGAGGAAGTAATCACTTATTCCAAAATAGCCATTTTGCTTGCTTCTTTTTTATCCGGTATCATTGGTTTTTTATGGCTGAAATCCACTTTAAAAGCTCCGTCAAAATCGACTAAAATCAAATAAGTAGGATAAAAAACGTATTAAATAAATTCAAAAGAGAAATTTTATCCTTTCCTTTGTTACGCCATTACTTACAAGTATTGAACTAAAAACCTGTAAGAAAACATCGAATGAAAAAAGTTTATTTTATCCCTTTGTTGTGTTTTGTCTTTCTGTTCCAAAGCTGCTTTGAAGTCATTGAAGAAGTAAAAATGAAAGACGACGGTTCGGGGCATTTTAATTTCGTAATCAATTTTAGCCAAAGCAAAACTAAAATCAATTCGATTTTGAAAATGCAAAAAGTCAACGGCTATATCATTCCTTCCAAAGAAGAAATTATAAAAGAAGCCTCGAAAATAGAAGAATTGGCACAAAACACCACAGGAATTTCCAACGTAAAAACCAATATCGATTTAACGAACTATATTTTTACAATTGATTTGGATTTCCAAAAAATAAGCAATCTCAATTCGGTCTTTTTAAAACTTAAAAATAGCAAAAAAATAAACCAACCAATTGCAACAGATTATTTTACATTCACTGATAAAAAATTTGTCCGAAGCCAAAAAGTGCCAATAAAAGCCTTATACGATAAATTGGAAAAAGCAGACAAGGAAGTTTTTCAAACCGCCAAATACACTGCGGTTTACAAATTTGATTCGACCATCAAATCCTTTTCCAACAAAAATGCAGTCACATCAAAAAGCAACAAAGCTATCAAACTGAACGGTTCGGTAATAAACGTGATTAACGGAAGCGAAAAAATAGAAAATACAATTACCCTCAACTAAATAAAGATGAAAAAATATACCCTACTCCTTGTTATTCTTTTCTGCTCAACAATAAAAGCCCAAGATTTGGCCAGCAAAGTTCCGGACAATGCTCCTTTTGCCATGTGTTTTAACGGCAAAAACTTTAACGACAAAGTTGCAATCAAAACCATTCAGGAATATCCTTGGGTACAAGAATTATTGGAAAAAGAATTAAAATTTTTGCCAAAAGATTTAACTCAGACCGGCATTGACATAGCCAACAAACAGTATCATTATTACATCAACAAAGACTCTGTGATGAATTATGTGATTATGATTCCGCTAAATAATGTGTCTTTGTTCGAAAAAATTATTCAAGCCAAATATGGAGAAAACTTTAAAGTAAAAAAACAAAGTTCCTACAGTAGTATTTCCTCTTCCAAAAATCATCATTTGGCATGGAATGATAAATTTGCTATTATGGTAAATGCTTCATATACCAAGCCAAAAAAATCTATTTACTCTGAAACAGAGCCTTATTCTGATTTAACAAACATCGATACTACAGCAGTTTTTGTAGACTCAGTAGCAATAGCTGACGAAACTCCTAAAAAAGAAGAAATTAAACCAACTCCTGATCCTGATAAAAAAGGAAAAAACACAAAAGGAAAGAAGACGAATAAAACAAAAGGAGATCCTGCGGTTGTTGAGCGTACTGAAGAAGAAATTTATGCTGCTCAGGATAAAGCCCACGCCGAATTGGAAGAAACCAATAAAAAATTATTTGAACTCGAATTAAAGAAAACCGATTCCATCGAAAGATTAAAAATTAATCCGGTTGTTGATTTGATTTTCAAAGAAGCCTTTGATTCCAAAACAGAAATAACCGCAGTAAATTCAACTGTATTTAAGAACAACAACCCTAAATCCGATTTTTATATTTTCGCCGATTTGGATGCATTAACTTCACAGTTATATACCAGTTTTCTAGGATCAAATTCTGCTTTGGCGGGAATTTACAAAAACGGTATCCTCAATAGTAATTTCCACATGAATGGCTATTTTGAAAAAGACAAAATCCGATTAAATCAGGTAATATCGCCAAAAAACGATGAAACAAAAAAATCGTATGACGAAATATGTGATTCAAAAATTGACAAAAACCTATTGAATTATGTAGGCAACAATGTTCTGGGATATTACTCTATTGCAATGAATACGGAAGCTATTATGAACTACGAATACAAAGTTCTTAAAACCACTTTGAATTCTGTTTACCAATCCTATACCAAAGAAGCAAGCGGCAACGAGGCCGATGTTTTGATTGATGCTGTTGCTTTGTTTTTGGACGAAAAAGCCATTGCCGACCTCATTCCAGGGAACGCTCTTTTTGTTCTCCATGACCTCAAAAAAGTAAATCGTGATTATATTCACATCGATTATGATGAAAATTATCAGCAAATAGAAACCAAAGGCACCAGAGACGAAATTCAGCCAAACTTTTCGTTTCTTATTAATACCCGAAATGAGTCTTTTGTAAACAAATTGCTTCAACTTCCTTTAAACAAAAGCAAATTTACCGCGACTGATTATCAATTGACCAATGGATATTACACCATTCATTTTGAAAAAGACAACCTGTTGGAGAACTTATATCTCGGATTGAAAAATGGCGTGGTAATGATAACCACTTCAAAAGAAAATATCGAAAACCTCATCCATCAAACCGTAATGCCACTTCGTTCCGATTTCAAGAAATCCATTTCCAAAAACAATTCGGCAGCCTGGTTTGATGTTCAAAAAATAATTGAAGCATCCAAAACTGAAATTGACAAGGACACCAAAAGCAATTATTATGATATTGCTTTGAGAAATGCCGGCGAAATCACAGTAGAATCCAAATTCAAAAATAGTGCTATTGTTTCGGACGCGCTATACACTATCAAGGGAGAGCACGCCAACAGTCTGCAGTATATCTTTGATATTATTAATGAATTTTATATCGAAAATAAAAAAGCAACAAAAGCTACCGAATAATTTAATGAAGCGACCAAAAAGTTATCATTACAGAATTGCCACACTCCTTATTGTCATTGGGAGTGTGTTTTTTTTATATTGGTATGGCTATCACAAAGTTTTTGAAGAAAAATGCATTCCTCAAAATACCGATCGAGTTATTGTAGCCGATGCAAAAAACATTCGGAATTATTTTGCTATTTCTTATCTAAAAAATCCTTCTGAATGGCAATGGAAGAAACCAGAAACTAAATTTGAAAAGCTTTTCGAACTTTCTGATTTCGGAATAAAAGCACCCGATTATTTTGCTTTTTTTCACATCGAAAACCAACCCGGTTCACAATGGTTTATTGCATTAAAAATTGAAAATGAAACCACATTTGAAAAAGCCATAACTAAAACTAACTTTAATCAAACCGAGCTTCAAAACGGGATGAGTTCCTATTATTCTAAGTCAAAAGCACTTTTTATAGTAAAATATTCGGATCAAATTCTGGTTTCTAACATTTCTGAGAAACAAAAACAAATTGCATTACAAACAGCCGAAAATTTATTTATCAAAAAGCTTTTTTTGGATACCAAAAGAATAAAAAAAACGATAGATACAAACAATGCAGTAACGTTTTGGATTAAAAAAAATAGCATTCTGGAAAAGGACGGAATCCTAAATCTGAAATTGGAAGACAACGAAATAACAGTTGACGGCTTTCTCGCATTGAAACCAAAATTCAAAAAAGA belongs to Flavobacterium aquiphilum and includes:
- the nhaA gene encoding Na+/H+ antiporter NhaA, which produces MKLTQTFTEFFQSEKAGGLLLLFATVMSLLLANSSFQTEYIAFWETEIGHHSITHWINDGLMTIFFLLIGLELEREMYDGELANIKNAILPIFGAFGGMIVPAGIFLALNYGTLTQNGAGIPMATDIAFAIGILSLLGNRIPASLKVFLTALAVIDDLGAILVIALFYTQTIAFVNLIIAFVIMGLLFILNRRKVHHLAPYLIGGAFMWYFMLNSGVHATITGVLLAFVIPFGNGGKKTASYRLQHFLHKPVAFIILPLFAVANTCIAINSNWYEGLSHENSIGIILGLVIGKPLGIWFFSFIAVALGICTLPRDLRWRNILGAGMLGGIGFTMSIFITLLAFKNDGEEVITYSKIAILLASFLSGIIGFLWLKSTLKAPSKSTKIK
- a CDS encoding 2-hydroxyacid dehydrogenase, producing MDIKILHIDSNHPLLWNQLEQAGFINHADFTSTKQEIEAKIQDYQGIVIRSRFKIDKQFLDKATNLQFIARVGAGLESIDCDYAASKNIALIAAPEGNCNAVAEHTLGMILSLFNKLNIADSEIRSGEWNREKNRGHELDGKTVGIIGYGNMGKAFAKKLRGFDVEVLCYDIKENVGDANARQVSLQELQQKTDVLSLHIPWTPITDKMVNSDFINAFAKNIWIINTSRGKNIITADLVTAMQSGKVLGAGLDVLEYEKLSFENLFQNKNTPEAFQYLLDGRKVILTPHIAGWTYESHERLAQVIVDKIKALYGKK
- a CDS encoding DUF805 domain-containing protein, which translates into the protein MFEYYKKVVFENYANFSGRARRSEYWYFLLAQIIFLIVATIIDKVTGLNFEPLPYGYVYLAYSFAVFLPGLAVGVRRLHDVGKSGWFFFIALIPLIGSIWLLVLLCQEGNAGENEYGTDPKSNFDEINNIGQTEY